One genomic region from Cellulomonas hominis encodes:
- a CDS encoding MazG family protein, protein MTDPGAAGDPLRRLVAVMDRLRSPGGCPWDAEQTHASLVPYTLEEAYEVAEAVEHDDRANLREELGDLLLQVVFHARIAQEHPDDPFDVDDVATDLVAKLVRRHPHVFADARVTDADGVHRQWEQIKRTEKQRESVLDGVPLALGALARAQKVASRAARAGLDVSAPAGDALGERLLALVLEARASGLDAEGELRRAAAAWETDLRAAERAAAPDA, encoded by the coding sequence GTGACCGACCCGGGCGCCGCCGGCGACCCGCTGCGCCGGCTCGTCGCGGTCATGGACCGGCTGCGCTCGCCCGGCGGCTGCCCCTGGGACGCCGAGCAGACGCACGCCAGCCTCGTCCCGTACACGCTGGAGGAGGCGTACGAGGTCGCCGAGGCCGTCGAGCACGACGACCGCGCCAACCTCCGCGAGGAGCTCGGGGACCTGCTGCTCCAGGTGGTGTTCCACGCCCGCATCGCGCAGGAGCACCCCGACGACCCGTTCGACGTCGACGACGTCGCCACGGATCTCGTCGCGAAGCTGGTCCGGCGCCACCCGCACGTGTTCGCCGACGCCCGGGTCACCGACGCCGACGGCGTGCACCGGCAGTGGGAGCAGATCAAGCGCACCGAGAAGCAGCGGGAGTCCGTGCTCGACGGCGTCCCGCTGGCGCTCGGGGCGCTGGCCCGGGCGCAGAAGGTCGCATCCCGCGCCGCCCGCGCCGGGCTCGACGTCTCCGCGCCGGCGGGCGACGCCCTCGGCGAGCGCCTGCTGGCCCTGGTGCTCGAGGCGCGGGCGTCCGGCCTGGACGCCGAGGGCGAGCTCCGCCGCGCCGCGGCCGCGTGGGAGACCGACCTGCGCGCCGCGGAGCGCGCGGCCGCCCCGGACGCCTGA
- a CDS encoding SurA N-terminal domain-containing protein translates to MTRKSNRRVVAVLGAVALAGSLAACSGGQPGAAAVVDGRVIRTTDVDRATRELSGVFPGLTSSAVVTVLLVEPLISAHASDAGIGVSDEQAVEALQAQAEQQGVELAGDLSGASVSVARYALESSALQQSDQGADIQQAVSEDLAAADVTVNPRFGTVGEGNVPGPTSYPWLVTAATEGS, encoded by the coding sequence GTGACGCGGAAGTCGAACCGGCGGGTGGTGGCCGTCCTCGGGGCGGTGGCGCTCGCGGGCAGCCTGGCGGCGTGCAGCGGCGGACAGCCCGGGGCCGCGGCGGTCGTGGACGGCCGGGTCATCCGGACCACCGACGTCGACCGCGCTACGCGCGAGCTGTCCGGGGTCTTCCCGGGCCTGACGTCCTCGGCCGTCGTGACGGTGCTCCTGGTCGAGCCGCTGATCAGCGCGCACGCGTCCGACGCCGGCATCGGGGTGTCCGACGAGCAGGCCGTCGAGGCGCTGCAGGCGCAGGCCGAGCAGCAGGGCGTCGAGCTCGCCGGCGACCTGTCCGGCGCGTCCGTGTCCGTCGCCCGGTACGCCCTGGAGTCCTCCGCGCTGCAGCAGTCCGACCAGGGCGCCGACATCCAGCAGGCCGTCTCCGAGGACCTCGCCGCCGCGGACGTCACCGTGAACCCGCGGTTCGGCACAGTCGGCGAGGGCAACGTCCCCGGCCCGACCAGCTACCCCTGGCTCGTCACCGCCGCGACCGAGGGCTCGTGA
- the mfd gene encoding transcription-repair coupling factor, whose amino-acid sequence MNVAGLLPVLLADPAVARAVDLVPSRGEVDVVGPAGVRPPLLAALTGGAAPVVPAAPAGSRRAGRPLVVVTATGRDADELAAALRCYLPDDDVAVLPAWETLPHERLSPRSDTVARRLAVFRRLAHPDPEQSHAGPVRVLVLPVRALLQPVVDGLGELEPVALSVGDRADLTDVAERLVGAAYSRVDMVERRGEFAVRGGILDVFPPTEDHPLRIEFWGEDVEEIRWFSVADQRSLEVATHGLWAPPCREILLTDAVRERAASLVERLPGAVDMLDKLAQGIAVEGMESLAPALVERMVPVLDLVPDDALLVLADPERVRRRAHDLVATTEEFLQAAWTSAAAGAATPLDLSAASFASFAEVRALAAVRGLGWWTLSPFTLDADAVEGEPGADELRGGDGVETLVVGAREVERYRGEVDRAVADVRRLQQDGWRLLLATEGHGPAQRMAEQLRAADVPARLVPALPDEIDPGVVHVTPAQVGPGFVAEDLRVAVFSETDLTGRPGSSTRDMRKMPSRRRNVVDPLQLRPGDFVVHEQHGVGRFVELVSRTIGSGAAAATREYMVIEYASSKRGQPGDRLFVPTDQLDQVTKYVGGEAPSLNKMGGSDWAKTKGRARKAVKEIAGELIRLYSARMATSGHAFSPDTPWQRELEDAFAYVETPDQLATIDEVKQDMERPIPMDRLICGDVGYGKTEIAVRAAFKAVQDGKQVAVLVPTTLLVQQHLDTFTERYAGFPVTVKALSRFQTKAESEAVVDGLRDGSVDVVIGTHRLITGEIRFKDLGLVIIDEEQRFGVEHKETLKALRTNVDVLAMSATPIPRTLEMAVTGIREMSTLATPPEERHPVLTFVGAWEEKQISAAIRRELLREGQVFYVHNKVESIERTASRLNELVPEARIAVAHGKMNEHQLEQVIVDFWEKRFDVLVCTTIVETGLDISNANTLILERADRLGLSQLHQLRGRVGRGRERAYAYFLYPPEKPLTETAHDRLQTIAANTDLGAGMAVAMKDLEIRGAGNMLGGEQSGHIEGVGFDLYIRMVGEAVASYRGDQPEELPDVTVELPVDAHIPHDYIAHERLRLEAYRKLAAAADEAALTEISEELVDRYGPIPEAVANLFAVARFRLHARKASLSDVTAQGKFVRFAPVELPESAQLRLKRLYPGSVLKPALRTVLVPFPTTARIGGKPLHGEAVLAWARELIDAVLLGDVAAAASVGTGAAR is encoded by the coding sequence ATGAACGTCGCCGGTCTGCTGCCCGTCCTGCTCGCCGACCCCGCCGTCGCGCGCGCCGTCGACCTGGTCCCCTCCCGGGGCGAGGTCGACGTCGTCGGCCCGGCCGGCGTCCGCCCGCCCCTCCTCGCCGCCCTCACCGGTGGTGCCGCGCCCGTGGTGCCGGCGGCGCCCGCCGGTTCCCGCCGCGCCGGCCGGCCCCTCGTCGTCGTCACCGCCACCGGCCGCGACGCGGACGAGCTCGCCGCCGCGCTGCGCTGCTACCTGCCCGACGACGACGTCGCCGTGCTGCCCGCGTGGGAGACGCTGCCGCACGAGCGGCTCTCTCCCCGGTCCGACACGGTCGCGCGCCGGCTGGCCGTGTTCCGCCGCCTCGCGCACCCCGACCCGGAGCAGAGCCACGCCGGACCCGTCCGCGTGCTGGTGCTGCCGGTGCGGGCGCTGCTGCAGCCCGTGGTCGACGGGCTCGGGGAGCTCGAGCCCGTGGCGCTGTCCGTGGGCGACCGGGCCGACCTGACCGACGTCGCCGAGCGCCTGGTCGGCGCCGCGTACTCCCGGGTGGACATGGTCGAGCGGCGCGGGGAGTTCGCGGTCCGCGGCGGCATCCTCGACGTGTTCCCGCCCACCGAGGACCACCCGCTCCGCATCGAGTTCTGGGGCGAGGACGTCGAGGAGATCCGCTGGTTCTCGGTCGCCGACCAGCGCTCCCTCGAGGTCGCCACGCACGGCCTGTGGGCGCCGCCGTGCCGGGAGATCCTGCTGACCGACGCCGTGCGGGAGCGCGCCGCGTCCCTGGTCGAGCGGCTGCCCGGGGCCGTCGACATGCTCGACAAGCTCGCGCAGGGCATCGCGGTCGAGGGCATGGAGTCCCTCGCCCCCGCGCTGGTCGAGCGCATGGTGCCGGTGCTGGACCTGGTGCCGGACGACGCGCTGCTGGTGCTCGCCGACCCCGAGCGGGTCCGGCGCCGGGCGCACGACCTCGTCGCGACCACCGAGGAGTTCCTCCAGGCCGCCTGGACGTCCGCCGCCGCGGGCGCGGCCACCCCGCTGGACCTGTCCGCCGCGTCGTTCGCCTCGTTCGCCGAGGTGCGGGCGCTCGCTGCCGTGCGCGGCCTGGGCTGGTGGACGCTGTCGCCGTTCACGCTGGACGCCGACGCGGTCGAGGGCGAGCCGGGGGCCGACGAGCTCCGCGGGGGCGACGGCGTCGAGACGCTGGTCGTCGGCGCGCGCGAGGTCGAGCGGTACCGCGGCGAGGTCGACCGGGCCGTCGCGGACGTCCGCCGGCTGCAGCAGGACGGCTGGCGGCTGCTGCTCGCCACCGAGGGCCACGGCCCCGCGCAGCGCATGGCCGAGCAGCTGCGCGCCGCGGACGTGCCCGCGCGCCTGGTGCCGGCGCTGCCGGACGAGATCGACCCCGGCGTCGTCCACGTCACGCCCGCGCAGGTCGGTCCGGGCTTCGTCGCCGAGGACCTGCGGGTCGCCGTGTTCTCCGAGACCGACCTCACCGGCCGCCCCGGGTCCTCCACCCGGGACATGCGGAAGATGCCCAGCCGCCGGCGCAACGTCGTCGACCCGCTGCAGCTGCGCCCCGGGGACTTCGTCGTGCACGAGCAGCACGGCGTCGGCCGGTTCGTCGAGCTCGTGTCCCGGACCATCGGCTCCGGCGCGGCCGCGGCCACCCGCGAGTACATGGTCATCGAGTACGCCTCGTCGAAGCGCGGCCAGCCGGGTGATCGTCTGTTCGTGCCGACCGACCAGCTCGACCAGGTCACGAAGTACGTCGGCGGCGAGGCCCCGAGCCTGAACAAGATGGGCGGCTCCGACTGGGCGAAGACCAAGGGCCGCGCCCGCAAGGCGGTCAAGGAGATCGCCGGCGAGCTCATCCGGCTGTACAGCGCCCGGATGGCGACCTCCGGGCACGCGTTCTCCCCGGACACCCCGTGGCAGCGCGAGCTCGAGGACGCCTTCGCCTACGTCGAGACGCCGGACCAGCTCGCCACGATCGACGAGGTCAAGCAGGACATGGAGAGGCCGATCCCCATGGACCGGCTGATCTGCGGCGACGTCGGCTACGGCAAGACCGAGATCGCGGTGCGCGCGGCGTTCAAGGCGGTGCAGGACGGCAAGCAGGTGGCCGTGCTCGTGCCGACCACCCTGCTCGTCCAGCAGCACCTCGACACGTTCACGGAGCGGTACGCCGGCTTCCCGGTCACGGTCAAGGCGCTGTCCCGGTTCCAGACGAAGGCCGAGTCGGAGGCGGTCGTCGACGGGCTGCGCGACGGGTCGGTCGACGTCGTCATCGGCACGCACCGGCTCATCACCGGCGAGATCCGGTTCAAGGACCTGGGCCTGGTCATCATCGACGAGGAGCAGCGGTTCGGCGTCGAGCACAAGGAGACGCTCAAGGCCCTGCGCACGAACGTCGACGTGCTCGCGATGTCCGCGACCCCGATCCCGCGCACGCTCGAGATGGCGGTCACCGGCATCCGCGAGATGTCGACGCTGGCCACCCCGCCGGAGGAGCGGCACCCCGTGCTGACGTTCGTCGGCGCGTGGGAGGAGAAGCAGATCTCCGCCGCCATCCGCCGCGAGCTGCTGCGCGAGGGCCAGGTGTTCTACGTGCACAACAAGGTCGAGTCGATCGAGCGCACCGCGTCCCGGCTGAACGAGCTCGTCCCCGAGGCCCGGATCGCGGTGGCCCACGGCAAGATGAACGAGCACCAGCTCGAGCAGGTGATCGTCGACTTCTGGGAGAAGCGGTTCGACGTCCTCGTCTGCACGACGATCGTCGAGACCGGCCTGGACATCTCGAACGCGAACACCCTCATCCTCGAGCGCGCCGACCGGCTCGGGCTGTCCCAGCTGCACCAGCTCCGCGGGCGCGTCGGCCGCGGGCGGGAGCGGGCGTACGCGTACTTCCTGTACCCGCCGGAGAAGCCGCTCACCGAGACCGCGCACGACCGGCTCCAGACCATCGCGGCGAACACCGACCTCGGCGCCGGCATGGCCGTCGCGATGAAGGACCTCGAGATCCGCGGCGCCGGCAACATGCTCGGCGGCGAGCAGTCCGGGCACATCGAGGGCGTCGGGTTCGACCTGTACATCCGCATGGTGGGGGAGGCCGTGGCGTCCTACCGCGGCGACCAGCCCGAGGAGCTGCCGGACGTCACCGTCGAGCTCCCCGTCGACGCGCACATCCCGCACGACTACATCGCGCACGAGCGGCTGCGGCTGGAGGCGTACCGCAAGCTCGCCGCCGCGGCCGACGAGGCGGCGCTCACCGAGATCTCGGAGGAGCTCGTCGACCGGTACGGGCCGATCCCGGAGGCGGTCGCGAACCTGTTCGCGGTCGCCCGGTTCCGGCTGCACGCCCGGAAGGCCTCGCTGTCCGACGTCACCGCGCAGGGCAAGTTCGTGCGGTTCGCGCCGGTCGAGCTGCCCGAGTCCGCGCAGCTCCGGCTCAAGCGCCTCTACCCCGGCTCCGTGCTCAAGCCCGCCCTGCGCACCGTGCTCGTGCCCTTCCCGACGACGGCCCGGATCGGCGGCAAGCCCCTGCACGGGGAGGCGGTCCTGGCGTGGGCGCGCGAGCTGATCGACGCCGTGCTGCTCGGCGACGTCGCGGCCGCGGCGTCGGTCGGCACCGGCGCGGCGCGCTGA
- a CDS encoding glycosyltransferase, with protein MPGSLRHRADVSVVVVAHGTEPGLPESVRSLLASLDDAARGAHVGARGAHDAPHADAAGGLRGDHLGGELVLVVRDVAALPCAVRAADPRVRVVAAPGVAGGRARNVGVAAARGRYLLFTVPGVRVPAGWVAALVAPLRSGHADLVAGAVHPPGGAPATGPAAALLGLVADPPPRGVLPEASAGATRAVLEAVGFDEALGTARYPGAAEVFRRDVVGAGFRAHAVAGVPVEVPADPRAAGGRVLAARARGQGRTAAYVERHLRDRPPAAAAAGLRLLRDAAALAAARAGRAPLDRLLPARAAVARDLRSLALLRAPDRERPRSAAGDAPGGAGAPRAAEPRVLVARGAQPPTTLPELPAERPAEPPAEPPAPAAAGGVAPGDRGVVHQFWSPARTRAAAARGWGALPPTG; from the coding sequence GTGCCCGGGTCGCTGAGGCACCGCGCCGACGTGTCGGTGGTCGTGGTCGCGCACGGCACCGAGCCCGGGCTGCCGGAGTCCGTGCGGAGCCTGCTGGCGAGCCTGGACGACGCGGCGCGCGGGGCGCACGTCGGGGCGCGCGGGGCGCACGACGCGCCGCACGCGGACGCGGCCGGCGGGCTGCGGGGCGACCACCTCGGCGGCGAGCTCGTCCTCGTCGTGCGGGACGTCGCCGCGCTGCCGTGCGCGGTGCGCGCCGCCGACCCCCGCGTGCGGGTCGTGGCGGCACCGGGCGTGGCCGGCGGGCGCGCCCGCAACGTCGGCGTCGCCGCGGCGCGGGGGCGGTACCTGCTGTTCACCGTCCCGGGCGTGCGGGTCCCCGCCGGCTGGGTCGCCGCCCTCGTCGCCCCGCTGCGCTCGGGGCACGCGGACCTGGTCGCCGGCGCCGTGCATCCGCCGGGCGGCGCGCCGGCGACCGGTCCCGCGGCCGCGCTGCTCGGCCTGGTCGCGGACCCGCCGCCGCGCGGCGTGCTGCCCGAGGCCTCCGCCGGCGCGACCCGGGCCGTGCTGGAGGCCGTCGGGTTCGACGAGGCGCTCGGCACCGCCCGCTACCCCGGAGCGGCGGAGGTGTTCCGGCGGGACGTCGTGGGCGCCGGCTTCCGCGCGCACGCCGTCGCGGGGGTGCCGGTCGAGGTGCCCGCCGACCCGCGCGCGGCGGGCGGGCGCGTCCTCGCCGCCCGGGCCCGGGGCCAGGGCCGCACCGCCGCCTACGTCGAGCGGCACCTGCGCGACCGGCCACCCGCCGCGGCCGCCGCCGGCCTGCGCCTGCTGCGGGACGCCGCCGCGCTCGCCGCCGCGCGGGCGGGCCGGGCCCCGCTCGACCGGCTGCTGCCGGCGCGGGCCGCGGTCGCCCGCGACCTGAGGTCCCTGGCGCTGCTGCGCGCGCCGGACCGGGAGCGGCCGCGGTCGGCGGCGGGCGACGCCCCCGGGGGCGCCGGCGCCCCGCGCGCCGCCGAGCCGCGGGTCCTCGTCGCGCGCGGGGCGCAGCCGCCGACGACGCTGCCCGAGCTGCCCGCCGAGCGGCCCGCCGAGCCGCCGGCCGAGCCGCCGGCCCCGGCCGCCGCGGGCGGGGTCGCCCCCGGCGACCGCGGGGTCGTGCACCAGTTCTGGTCGCCGGCGCGCACCCGCGCCGCGGCGGCCCGCGGGTGGGGCGCGCTGCCGCCGACGGGCTGA
- a CDS encoding acyltransferase — translation MGRRGELLFNRVVTHVPSNALRIRTLRALGADLGEHVYLFGSSEVLEPGNLRIAGRCHVGRFCQVDARGGIDIGWDVVIASHVLLVTADHDLRDPGFPGRLGPISIGDRAWLASRSTVVRGVTIGEGAVVAAGAVVTEDVPPWTIVGGVPAKPIGERPREQHYRIDYGPERY, via the coding sequence GTGGGACGACGCGGCGAGCTGCTGTTCAACCGGGTGGTGACGCACGTGCCGAGCAACGCGCTGCGCATCCGGACGCTGCGCGCGCTCGGCGCCGACCTCGGCGAGCACGTCTACCTGTTCGGCAGCTCCGAGGTGCTGGAGCCCGGGAACCTGCGGATCGCCGGGCGCTGCCACGTCGGCCGGTTCTGCCAGGTGGACGCGCGCGGCGGCATCGACATCGGCTGGGACGTCGTGATCGCGAGCCACGTGCTGCTGGTCACGGCGGACCACGACCTGCGCGACCCGGGGTTCCCCGGCCGGCTCGGTCCGATCAGCATCGGCGACCGCGCGTGGCTGGCCAGCCGGTCGACGGTCGTGCGCGGCGTGACGATCGGGGAGGGCGCCGTCGTGGCCGCGGGCGCCGTGGTGACCGAGGACGTGCCGCCGTGGACGATCGTCGGCGGCGTCCCCGCGAAGCCGATCGGGGAGCGGCCGCGCGAGCAGCACTACCGGATCGACTACGGCCCCGAGCGGTACTGA